One segment of uncultured Tolumonas sp. DNA contains the following:
- a CDS encoding PAS domain S-box protein, with protein MLEPCIAHDEVTRQITLDSLNILDVPPVEQLDRITRLAAGYFNVTIALVSLVDENRQWFLSRFGLEATETPRNISFCGHAILQNDTFIISDAKKDERFSDNPLVTGMPFIRFYAGQPVYSKQGFALGTLCLIDETPRTFSTEDINALKDFALMVEQYLQSLEVIIHSEQVQQHLDESESLFEQTFNQSAVGMALVSLDGAWLRVNPFLCNLLGYSASELLQKTFQDMTHPDDLGEDLNNANKLLRGEIDNYSMEKRYLCADKSYTWISLTVALNKTIDGKAHHFIGVIKDINERKKAEQALLILQQELEHRVYQRTKELELAVKQLNQEIEQRIAVQSRLNAQKERFRLTLENTSDAFVEINEHGKIIGWNPSAERIFGWSHSEAMYQSIDTLLIPDAMRNQHKKGFERYQASGQSKMMGQRLQLMAQKKDGTEFPVEMTLNENTVDGKRFVTAFLHDISERVRFEKEILESRLRLQTIADNMPALICHVDRDFNFIFANKTYETWFGLSSEQLKKMKLPDLIVQENFEQAQIHLKQALQGISVTYERKLITTNREIYLQVTLIPAQAGTNGIYILAMDITELKALQAMHEYDASHDILTKLPNRRAFTFLLENAINTSGQSNKGFALLFLDLDRFKTFNDTYGHEFGDHVLTCFADVIKATIRETDIVARLAGDEFTVILTELNDPDEDVRQICDKLLSALKEARIIEQIPVTLSASIGAAICYAGNKTSMDVLMSKADAAMYRAKEAGKGIYSIN; from the coding sequence GTGTTAGAACCATGCATAGCTCATGATGAAGTTACTCGTCAGATCACGTTAGATTCACTTAACATCCTTGATGTGCCACCTGTTGAGCAACTTGACCGCATAACCCGGCTAGCCGCGGGCTATTTTAATGTCACGATCGCACTCGTTTCTTTGGTTGATGAAAATCGGCAATGGTTTTTATCCCGTTTTGGTTTAGAAGCGACTGAGACCCCTCGCAATATCTCTTTCTGTGGTCATGCGATTTTGCAAAATGACACCTTCATCATATCTGACGCAAAAAAAGACGAGCGCTTTAGTGATAACCCTTTAGTCACCGGTATGCCGTTTATTCGGTTTTATGCCGGGCAACCCGTCTATTCAAAACAAGGGTTCGCGCTTGGAACGCTTTGCCTCATTGATGAAACACCAAGAACATTCTCAACAGAGGATATTAACGCGCTCAAAGATTTTGCCCTTATGGTGGAGCAATATTTACAAAGTCTGGAAGTGATCATCCATTCCGAACAGGTACAACAACATCTTGATGAGTCGGAATCGCTCTTTGAACAAACATTCAACCAATCTGCAGTTGGTATGGCTCTTGTTTCACTAGACGGTGCATGGCTTAGAGTTAACCCCTTTTTATGTAATTTATTGGGTTACTCCGCATCAGAACTACTACAGAAAACATTTCAGGACATGACTCACCCCGATGATTTAGGCGAAGACCTAAATAATGCGAACAAATTGCTTAGAGGTGAAATTGATAATTACAGCATGGAAAAACGTTATCTTTGTGCAGACAAATCATATACCTGGATATCACTGACTGTAGCATTAAATAAAACTATTGATGGTAAAGCACATCATTTTATCGGTGTCATTAAAGATATTAATGAACGAAAAAAAGCGGAACAGGCATTATTAATTCTCCAGCAAGAATTAGAACATCGGGTATATCAACGAACCAAAGAATTAGAGTTGGCGGTTAAACAACTAAATCAGGAAATAGAACAACGCATCGCAGTTCAAAGCCGACTCAATGCACAAAAAGAACGGTTTCGACTCACTCTGGAAAACACCTCTGATGCGTTTGTCGAGATCAATGAGCATGGAAAAATTATCGGTTGGAACCCTTCCGCAGAACGCATCTTTGGCTGGAGTCATAGTGAAGCCATGTATCAATCAATTGATACTTTACTCATTCCAGATGCGATGAGAAATCAACATAAAAAAGGATTTGAGCGTTATCAAGCATCTGGGCAATCCAAAATGATGGGGCAACGTCTCCAACTCATGGCACAGAAAAAAGATGGCACCGAATTTCCGGTTGAAATGACACTGAATGAAAATACTGTTGATGGCAAACGGTTTGTTACCGCTTTTTTGCATGATATCTCAGAGCGAGTCCGCTTTGAAAAAGAGATCCTAGAAAGTCGATTACGTTTACAAACTATCGCTGACAACATGCCAGCACTTATTTGCCATGTTGATAGAGATTTTAATTTTATATTTGCCAACAAAACATATGAAACTTGGTTTGGCTTGTCTTCTGAACAACTAAAAAAGATGAAATTACCTGACCTTATTGTGCAAGAAAATTTTGAACAAGCACAAATACATTTAAAACAAGCACTGCAAGGTATTTCAGTAACTTATGAACGAAAACTTATTACCACAAACAGAGAAATTTATCTTCAGGTTACATTAATACCTGCACAAGCTGGCACCAATGGTATTTATATCTTAGCTATGGATATTACTGAGTTAAAGGCCTTACAGGCAATGCATGAATATGATGCTAGCCACGATATTTTAACTAAGTTACCAAACAGACGAGCGTTTACTTTTTTATTAGAAAATGCAATTAATACTTCTGGTCAAAGCAATAAAGGTTTTGCTCTCTTATTTTTAGATTTAGATAGATTTAAAACCTTTAACGACACTTATGGTCATGAGTTTGGTGATCATGTATTGACCTGTTTTGCCGATGTTATCAAAGCAACAATAAGAGAGACAGACATTGTTGCCAGACTAGCTGGTGATGAATTTACTGTGATTTTGACTGAGCTAAATGATCCAGATGAAGATGTCCGCCAAATTTGTGATAAGTTATTGTCTGCACTGAAAGAGGCGCGAATTATAGAACAAATTCCAGTAACACTATCAGCAAGTATCGGCGCAGCCATTTGTTATGCTGGTAACAAGACTAGTATGGATGTATTGATGTCAAAAGCAGATGCTGCCATGTACAGGGCAAAAGAAGCAGGAAAAGGCATATATTCGATTAATTAA
- a CDS encoding lipocalin family protein gives MRNAIVSMFLFCVGCTQIPDKVKPVNHFELDRYLGKWYEIARLDHSFERGLSKVTAEYTLNENGSVRVLNRGYSAQDRQWKDATGIAYFIDSPSDGLLKVSFFRPFYGTYAIFELDHANYQYAVISGPNHSYLWILSRTPSLSEAIKKQLIQKASDAGFNTQELIFVDQSN, from the coding sequence ATGCGTAATGCAATTGTTTCGATGTTCCTTTTTTGTGTCGGCTGTACACAGATCCCAGATAAAGTGAAACCAGTCAATCACTTCGAATTAGATCGGTATCTGGGTAAATGGTATGAAATTGCCCGACTCGATCACTCATTTGAACGTGGTTTAAGTAAAGTCACGGCTGAATACACACTTAATGAAAACGGCAGCGTCCGCGTTCTCAACCGAGGTTATTCCGCACAAGATAGACAGTGGAAGGATGCAACAGGCATTGCTTATTTTATCGACTCGCCTTCAGATGGTTTATTAAAGGTTTCCTTCTTCCGCCCTTTTTATGGGACTTATGCCATTTTTGAACTTGACCATGCCAACTATCAATATGCGGTTATCTCAGGCCCCAATCATTCTTATCTCTGGATCTTGTCACGTACACCATCACTTTCCGAAGCAATTAAAAAACAGCTAATACAAAAAGCCTCGGATGCCGGATTTAATACACAGGAATTAATTTTTGTAGATCAATCTAACTAG
- a CDS encoding GFA family protein → MLKGSCLCNAIQYEIRGELGPTMMCHCSKCRKANGSAYAINAAVKADQFHFVKGQELVSEFESSPGVFRSFCKQCGSPLLSRRPSQPDIVRLRIGTLDTPVDVKPLAHIFVGSKASWDEIHDDIPQYDERP, encoded by the coding sequence ATGCTTAAAGGTAGTTGCTTGTGTAATGCCATTCAGTACGAAATTCGGGGTGAATTAGGCCCGACAATGATGTGTCATTGTTCCAAATGTCGTAAAGCCAATGGCTCAGCCTATGCCATTAATGCCGCGGTAAAAGCCGATCAGTTTCATTTTGTAAAAGGTCAAGAACTGGTCTCTGAGTTTGAATCTTCACCAGGTGTATTCCGCTCTTTTTGTAAACAATGTGGTTCCCCATTACTGAGCCGTCGCCCTTCTCAGCCGGATATTGTACGACTCCGTATCGGCACTCTGGATACGCCGGTTGATGTCAAACCGCTTGCGCATATCTTCGTTGGCTCCAAAGCCTCATGGGATGAAATCCATGATGATATTCCTCAATATGATGAACGCCCGTAA
- a CDS encoding DUF1294 domain-containing protein, with amino-acid sequence MFIAVFYFMISVVTYIIYSIDKSAAKQNGWRIKENTLHMLSLVGGWPGALIAQRTLRHKTQKTSFQIIYWATVGFNLAGLFWVILNSVQNKPLF; translated from the coding sequence ATGTTTATTGCCGTTTTTTACTTCATGATCAGTGTTGTCACCTACATCATTTATTCCATCGATAAATCTGCGGCTAAACAAAACGGCTGGCGGATTAAAGAAAACACATTACACATGCTTTCATTAGTTGGTGGTTGGCCTGGGGCTTTAATTGCACAAAGAACGTTGCGTCACAAAACACAGAAAACGTCGTTCCAAATAATTTATTGGGCTACCGTAGGGTTTAATTTAGCGGGTCTATTCTGGGTTATTTTAAATTCTGTGCAGAATAAACCTCTGTTTTGA
- a CDS encoding transporter substrate-binding domain-containing protein yields the protein MTKYYIAILLIALSMLGNAHAAPPLCSRPLTLALHEHGLLYSANQDEGIDKDVADELIKRSGCKVTVSLMSRDRIWQLIESGALDFSLSGITNDARKKFAGFAWYFSNKYYLLVRNDSGIHSQADFENNSQLQLGVIRSFRYSQSANLLVDKMQESGRLSQASGLTPLYQLLMNNQIQGMIIEPFDYPVVEEQAIRNVTTIVAFSDPAVPHGLIMSKKSLSAAEQNAWRSIIDSMRKDGTMLRIFQKYFKPELAKQLVDF from the coding sequence ATGACTAAATATTACATCGCCATTTTACTTATTGCGCTTAGCATGCTTGGGAATGCTCATGCTGCACCCCCACTCTGCTCCCGCCCCCTGACTCTTGCATTGCACGAGCATGGATTGCTTTATTCAGCTAATCAGGATGAAGGTATCGATAAAGATGTCGCGGACGAACTAATAAAACGCAGTGGATGTAAAGTCACCGTATCGCTGATGTCTCGCGACAGGATCTGGCAATTAATCGAATCTGGAGCCCTCGATTTTAGTCTCTCTGGCATTACCAATGATGCACGGAAAAAATTTGCTGGATTCGCATGGTATTTCAGTAACAAATATTATTTGCTGGTCAGAAACGACTCCGGCATCCATAGCCAAGCAGATTTCGAAAATAACAGCCAGTTGCAACTCGGCGTCATTCGCTCATTCCGTTACAGCCAATCGGCGAACCTGCTCGTAGACAAAATGCAAGAATCAGGTCGACTGAGTCAGGCTAGCGGGCTGACCCCGTTATATCAATTACTCATGAATAACCAGATCCAAGGCATGATCATAGAACCATTTGATTATCCTGTGGTTGAAGAACAAGCGATCCGAAATGTCACTACTATCGTCGCCTTTAGCGATCCAGCGGTGCCTCATGGACTGATCATGTCGAAGAAATCTTTGTCTGCCGCGGAACAAAACGCATGGCGTTCAATAATTGATAGCATGCGCAAAGACGGCACGATGCTGCGTATTTTCCAAAAATACTTTAAACCTGAGCTAGCAAAACAGCTGGTCGATTTCTAG
- a CDS encoding diguanylate cyclase, producing the protein MDSERKLLSVTYWLPWLVLLAMLCVTFWQWDHERQYSKQELHAQFEFALHDTVSQIEQRESAYEQMLRGVQGLFATTDLKDLNAIRHYVNTLQLDANFYGIQGIGVIEKVTAAQKTAHITAMQRLGISNYAFSPPGEREIYTPIIQNIPEIGRYSDILGVDSWADPVRREAMQRACDSGMPAITDKLKLAADKGSDNPPSFVMYLPIFAHDKPQTSVMQRRANLIGWVYTSFHMSDFMASLYGKQTSGLALAIYDGITPNKAALMYQTELENSNARVHKKPALSANEYMVVAGHTWTLSLSTQEEFEARFDRNNDVLIGIFGICLSVSLALLVRFMVVGRARALELARAMTLELRHMAQHDHLTGLPNRTLFSDRLQQKLLDAERRETNLALIFVDLDRFKPVNDNYGHTIGDQLLQQVADRLSSAVRSSDTVGRIGGDEFVILLGDIVDAAMAGELAEKIRQSVSHPFVVNAIELTISCSVGIAVYPRDGTDEATLLNSADKAMYSAKEQGRNKVKQAIESNTVESSLIIAP; encoded by the coding sequence GTGGATTCTGAGCGAAAGTTGTTATCTGTGACATATTGGTTGCCGTGGCTCGTGCTGCTTGCCATGCTTTGTGTCACTTTCTGGCAATGGGATCATGAACGTCAATACAGCAAACAAGAATTACACGCGCAATTTGAATTTGCCTTACACGATACAGTGAGTCAGATCGAACAACGTGAGTCAGCGTATGAGCAAATGCTGCGCGGAGTACAGGGGTTGTTCGCGACCACCGACTTAAAAGATCTCAACGCCATTCGTCATTACGTCAACACACTGCAGCTTGATGCCAATTTTTATGGAATACAAGGCATTGGCGTAATTGAAAAAGTCACAGCAGCGCAAAAAACGGCACATATAACCGCCATGCAACGTCTTGGCATATCCAACTACGCATTCTCTCCACCCGGAGAACGCGAAATATATACCCCTATCATCCAAAATATTCCGGAGATTGGTCGGTATAGTGACATCCTCGGCGTAGATTCCTGGGCTGATCCGGTTCGCCGTGAAGCAATGCAACGAGCCTGCGATTCTGGTATGCCGGCTATTACTGATAAGCTCAAATTAGCCGCGGATAAAGGCAGTGATAACCCGCCAAGTTTTGTCATGTATCTACCCATTTTTGCTCACGATAAGCCGCAAACATCTGTTATGCAGCGTCGGGCAAACTTGATAGGTTGGGTTTATACGTCTTTTCACATGAGCGATTTTATGGCCAGCTTATATGGTAAACAAACATCCGGTCTTGCTTTAGCCATTTATGATGGCATTACCCCGAATAAAGCAGCGCTCATGTATCAAACCGAGCTTGAGAACAGCAATGCGAGAGTACACAAAAAACCGGCCTTAAGTGCTAACGAGTACATGGTAGTAGCCGGACATACTTGGACGCTATCGTTAAGTACGCAGGAGGAATTTGAAGCACGCTTTGACAGAAATAATGATGTTCTTATCGGGATCTTCGGCATCTGCCTGAGCGTATCGTTAGCCCTGCTCGTCAGATTTATGGTTGTTGGACGCGCCCGCGCGTTAGAACTGGCAAGAGCAATGACTCTCGAACTCAGGCATATGGCGCAGCATGATCACCTCACTGGGTTACCTAACCGAACATTGTTTAGTGATCGACTTCAGCAAAAACTTCTTGATGCTGAACGGCGAGAAACCAATCTTGCCCTGATTTTCGTCGATCTTGATCGATTCAAGCCAGTTAATGATAACTACGGGCACACAATAGGAGATCAACTACTTCAACAGGTAGCTGATCGTCTCAGTAGCGCAGTTCGTTCATCCGATACGGTGGGCCGCATAGGTGGCGATGAGTTTGTTATTTTACTTGGTGACATTGTCGATGCTGCTATGGCTGGCGAACTGGCGGAGAAAATCAGACAATCGGTTTCCCACCCATTCGTTGTGAATGCAATCGAACTCACTATCTCATGCAGTGTGGGTATTGCGGTTTACCCTAGAGATGGAACAGATGAAGCTACTCTGCTCAATAGCGCAGACAAGGCTATGTATTCTGCAAAAGAACAAGGCCGCAACAAGGTAAAACAAGCGATAGAAAGTAATACGGTAGAATCCAGTCTTATCATTGCTCCATAA